A region from the Aegilops tauschii subsp. strangulata cultivar AL8/78 chromosome 5, Aet v6.0, whole genome shotgun sequence genome encodes:
- the LOC109786297 gene encoding uncharacterized protein: MENLFMQVFGRRDWVTGQMRQQVDSHAESLACAFLAAGHRPPPWLLPSCAAGPQELNGKPIVPGLLFAGSQITTPATNRTVFQPPAVPSISLRNVVVPDGYAGLDTICDTVDTNQHEVPQQKQVSVDQEIVEASSDVNMFSVVKRSRSRQRHIEDRSREKGQATNSETSDVMQDRMQRSELATAGSNKTTASLSSKPCGDGENNAGTMASLPGQEKGFYANQDRSTEFVKCSKDGDLGNQGVQLDCSQNQIVSYDNNVKVSVRSSFEVQVTSSVCHALPETYLSVEPKKLQFDGVESVCMNSASEQTMQQPVCALEGANLDLAEAHPLNEDPSSTSYSQVPRFMGRLLLDGVESGYLNPDSAPVKQQQKSALECAILDLTGVHSGKEDQSPTTFLEVPNPTSILLVERDTLHTAEDTERLTRPDSSSDRIITRSSVSFEQQCSDSHVSHPPYSKTLQSPTQLGDTIFGAPASSQILPDSLLEEADSEDLPHSPVIEVDNQCSQLESAECPEQLQLQTVEDTERIMRPDSSSDQIITRSSVSSEQQFSDSHVSHPPYSDTLQSPTPLADTSFGVPASSQILPDSLLEEADIEDLSHSPVNDVDNECSHLESAECPEQVQPQTIEDAERMTRPDSSSDRIITRSSVSFEQQCSDSHVSHSPYSETLQSPTQLADTSFGAHASSQILLDNLLEKADSEDLSHLPVNNVDNHCSQLESAECPEQLQPQSSPLGDAYKTSLSPYEIQSNDTHSNGCAVVNVSVSEENHLSQEQHLLARTSLEFKETDVETPFGPASPVTQNETLNGKDAVNCHSGKLGDVQVKLSALTKACNISVSNKKDECAVPEVMSSASARRTSEMHSTERNSMPSAEDLQQNGTEQKTSFLENAVKENVNSCTAENDKLKFSQPSVQYFLRSAASHEKINLLKSDRSSAACDQKRSVQDGVKVNDSLSSKRRRIRRRSDFDLSRTPCTNSLSLNQQVDIAGPMLTATNFSEKSHPSSPYFSRSSGSCKSMSLVSEGGNVASDVYGNGNSSWGRRNATSLLNVVLDNSPTASTSRSALEGRIFKTSQEQKQNKLEVDFLTTTAALPYCSGILSHNEENCTQQEGTCLEGQDLNVTAASVADQEMALETDNLSSPIAILNQENYSGTEPFTQFPSYALDQHGEQASAPNALFHGKLCYGSNVKRGRIYKSYDPKGHLLPGAAISMPVFERFDVPGQFDSPIIGKRSFESLHDSCQLGTISSGPPNKYNTNTASSLHQLLTTMSPRNSRSVMGSFGYGSELDSFFISDDVASCSSNASSRQEINETPLTPSVEKYSLQKISSRCGSGSEHMGSIPELKIFRIDEDNSILEEDEYQDMAPGSVDVNYSCQRSSERTALQDITGLCQNNGNSPSLSMRCMDKGNSIGLSAESVSRDLTHHSNIKNDSIKRKYNHPTSVKREGKASRSLHGRLGTTEIISSTNGRHRSEANVEKQGTAELKSRNGRHRSEANVDRQSKPSNIVANVTSFVPLVKQKLQSTTVCVKKDVKVKALKAAEAAKRLEEKKQKEQEKRKAAAKAERERLKQEKELKQKLEEEQKKKREVDAAAKKRQREEGEKRETMKKRKCMDEARKQQKQPMDKQRGMKDEKDARQKASDNMEPRKNLVDVGKSQVRSDEATEHALRYKANERKDEKGVAVDDRNASFGSDAKENTLNSLEESYTMTPYKDSDDEDDDDYDEHEQEARRRRKFVPSWARKENLDNILLSNKTLDPREIFARKLSFNIPEVLSAPVPQRGLR; this comes from the exons ATGGAGAACCTCTTCATGCAGGTCTTCGGGCGCCGGGACTGGGTCACCGGGCAGATGCGCCAGCAGGTCGACTCCCACGCCGAGTCCCTCGCctgcgccttcctcgccgccggccACCGCCCCCCGCCGTGGCTCCTCCCCTCCTGCGCCGCCGGTCCGCAAG AGCTAAATGGTAAACCAATTGTTCCGGGGTTACTTTTCGCTGGAAGCCAGATTACTACACCAGCAACCAACAGAACTGTCTTTCAGCCACCAGCTGTGCCTAGTATTTCACTCAGAAATGTGGTGGTTCCAGATGGATATGCTGGTCTAGACACTATTTGTGACACCGTGGATACTAACCAACATGAAGTGCCTCAGCAAAAACAGGTTTCAGTTGACCAGGAGATTGTTGAGGCTAGTTCTGATGTCAACATGTTCTCTGTGGTAAAGCGTTCCAGGTCAAGGCAGCGGCATATTGAAGATCGCTCGCGTGAGAAGGGTCAAGCTACAAATAGTGAAACCAGTGATGTTATGCAAGACAGGATGCAGAGGTCTGAACTTGCAACTGCAGGTTCGAACAAAACAACTGCATCATTATCCTCCAAACCATGTGGTGATGGTGAAAACAATGCTGGAACAATGGCCTCTTTGCCAGGTCAGGAGAAAGGTTTTTATGCCAACCAGGATAGATCAACTGAATTCGTCAAGTGCAGTAAAGATGGTGATCTTGGAAATCAAGGAGTTCAGTTAGATTGTTCTCAAAACCAGATTGTCAGTTATGATAATAATGTCAAGGTTTCTGTTAGAAGTTCTTTTGAAGTGCAAGTTACAAGCAGTGTGTGCCATGCACTCCCTGAAACTTATCTGTCGGTAGAGCCGAAAAAACTTCAATTTGATGGTGTTGAATCAGTTTGCATGAATTCTGCAAGTGAACAGACGATGCAGCAACCAGTATGTGCTCTGGAAGGTGCCAATCTTGATCTTGCTGAGGCACATCCCTTAAATGAAGACCCATCTTCTACCAGCTATTCTCAAGTTCCTCGTTTTATGGGCAGATTATTGCTTGATGGTGTGGAATCAGGATATTTGAACCCTGACAGTGCACCAGTGAAACAGCAGCAGAAAAGTGCTTTGGAATGTGCCATTCTTGATCTTACTGGCGTGCATTCCGGGAAGGAGGACCAATCTCCGACCACTTTTCTTGAAGTACCTAATCCTACCAGCATACTATTGGTTGAAAGGGATACACTGCACACTGCAGAAGATACTGAAAGACTAACGAGACCTGACAGTTCTTCAGATCGGATCATCACTCGGAGTTCTGTGTCTTTTGAACAACAGTGCTCTGATTCTCATGTTTCACATCCTCCATACAGTAAAACTTTGCAGTCACCTACCCAACTAGGTGATACTATTTTTGGGGCTCCTGCATCATCACAAATATTGCCGGACAGTCTGTTAGAGGAGGCCGACAGTGAGGACCTCCCACATTCACCTGTAATTGAGGTGGATAACCAATGCTCCCAATTGGAGTCCGCTGAATGCCCAGAGCAGCTTCAACTTCAGACTGTAGAAGATACTGAAAGAATAATGAGACCTGACAGTTCTTCAGATCAGATCATCACTCGGAGTTCTGTGTCTTCCGAACAACAGTTCTCTGATTCCCATGTTTCACATCCTCCATACAGTGATACTTTGCAGTCACCTACCCCACTAGCTGATACTAGTTTTGGGGTTCCTGCATCATCACAAATATTGCCGGACAGTCTGTTAGAGGAGGCCGACATTGAGGACCTCTCACATTCACCTGTAAATGATGTGGATAACGAATGCTCCCACTTGGAGTCCGCTGAATGTCCAGAGCAGGTTCAACCTCAGACTATAGAAGATGCTGAAAGAATGACGAGACCTGACAGTTCTTCAGATCGGATCATCACTCGGAGTTCTGTGTCTTTCGAACAACAGTGCTCTGATTCTCATGTTTCACATTCTCCATACAGTGAAACTCTGCAGTCACCTACCCAACTAGCTGATACTAGTTTTGGGGCTCATGCGTCATCACAAATATTGCTGGACAATCTGTTAGAGAAGGCCGACAGTGAGGACCTCTCACATTTACCTGTAAATAATGTGGATAACCACTGCTCCCAATTGGAGTCTGCTGAATGCCCTGAGCAGCTTCAACCTCAGAGTAGTCCTTTGGGTGACGCTTACAAAACAAGCCTCTCTCCTTATGAAATACAAAGTAATGACACACATTCCAATGGTTGTGCTGTTGTAAATGTCTCTGTATCTGAAGAAAATCACTTATCTCAGGAGCAACATTTGTTGGCCAGAACATCTTTAGAATTCAAGGAGACCGATGTGGAGACTCCCTTTGGCCCTGCTTCCCCGGTCACACAAAATGAGACGCTCAATGGGAAGGATGCGGTCAACTGCCATTCAGGAAAGTTGGGTGATGTTCAGGTAAAATTGTCAGCTTTGACCAAAGCATGCAACATTTCTGTCAGCAACAAAAAAGACGAGTGTGCAGTGCCAGAAGTTATGAGCAGTGCTTCAGCTAGGAGAACCAGCGAAATGCACTCAACTGAAAGGAACAGTATGCCTTCGGCCGAAGATCTGCAGCAAAATG GAACAGAACAAAAGACCTCTTTTCTTGAGAATGCTGTTAAAGAAAATGTTAATTCATGTACAGCAGAAAACGATAAACTTAAATTTTCACAACCTTCTGTTCAGTACTTCTTACGTAGTGCAGCATCACATGAGAAAATTAATCTGCTCAAGTCAGACAGAAGCAGTGCTGCTTGTGACCAGAAGAGGTCTGTTCAAGATGGAGTTAAAGTAAATGATAGTTTGTCATCTAAAAGGAGAAGAATAAGGCGTCGATCAGACTTTGACCTTTCCAGGACACCTTGCACAAATTCATTGTCTCTGAACCAACAAGTTGACATTGCTGGTCCTATGTTAACTGCGACAAATTTCTCGGAGAAATCCCATCCTTCGAGTCCTTACTTCTCAAGGAGTTCAGGATCCTGCAAGAGCATGTCTCTGGTGTCAGAGGGGGGAAATGTTGCAAGTGATGTTTATGGAAATGGGAATTCTTCATGGGGAAGAAGAAATGCAACTAGCCTATTAAATGTTGTCCTTGATAACTCTCCTACTGCAAGCACCAGCAGGAGTGCATTGGAGGGAAGGATCTTCAAAACTTCTCAAGAACAGAAACAAAATAAGTTGGAAGTTGACTTTCTGACAACGACTGCTGCTTTGCCTTATTGCTCTGGCATCCTATCTCATAACGAGGAAAACTGCACACAACAG GAAGGTACTTGCTTAGAAGGTCAAGACCTAAATGTCACTGCTGCAAGTGTGGCAGACCAGGAAATGGCTCTTGAGACGGATAACTTATCATCTCCAATTGCAATATTAAATCAAGAAAATTATTCTGGAACGGAACCATTTACTCAATTCCCGAGTTATGCTTTAGATCAACATGGTGAACAAGCATCTGCTCCGAATGCACTGTTTCATGGGAAATTATGTTATGGATCCAATGTTAAACGTGGTAGGATATATAAAAGTTATGATCCAAAGGGACATTTGCTGCCTGGTGCTGCTATTTCAATGCCAGTATTCGAGAGATTTGATGTTCCTGGCCAGTTTGACAGCCCAATTATTGGAAAAAGGTCATTTGAGTCCCTTCATGATTCTTGCCAATTAGGCACCATCAGCTCAGGTCCTCCAAACAAGTATAATACCAACACAGCGAGTAGTTTGCATCAGCTATTGACAACTATGTCACCAAGAAACAGTCGCAGCGTTATGGGCTCTTTCGGATATGGATCGGAACTTGATTCGTTTTTCATTTCTGACGACGTAGCCTCGTGCTCTTCAAATGCTAGCAGCAGACAAGAGATTAATGAAACTCCGTTGACTCCATCAGTTGAAAAATATAGCCTCCAGAAAATTTCATCAAGATGTGGATCTGGTTCAGAACATATGGGTTCTATTCCTGAACTTAAAATCTTCCGAATTGATGAAGATAACAGTATTCTGGAAGAAGATGAGTACCAAGACATGGCTCCTGGATCTGTGGATGTGAATTACTCATGCCAGCGGTCCTCTGAGAGAACAGCACTTCAGGATATTACTGGATTATGTCAAAACAATGGAAATTCTCCATCTCTTTCCATGAGATGCATGGATAAAGGTAACAGCATAGGCTTGAGTGCAGAATCTGTCAGTCGTGATCTCACTCATCATTCAAATATAAAAAATGATAGCATTAAGCGAAAATACAATCACCCTACTTCAGTTAAGAGAGAAGGGAAAGCATCCCGTTCTCTTCATGGCAGATTAGGTACGACAGAAATAATCAGTAGCACAAATGGAAGACACAGGAGTGAAGCAAATGTTGAAAAACAAGGCACGGCAGAACTAAAGAGCAGAAATGGAAGACACAGGAGTGAAGCCAATGTTGATAGACAATCTAAGCCTAGCAATATTGTTGCCAATGTGACATCTTTTGTACCTCTTGTAAAACAAAAGTTGCAGTCTACAACAGTGTGCG TTAAAAAAGATGTTAAGGTGAAGGCACTTAAGGCAGCTGAAGCTGCAAAACGTCTTGAAGAGAAGAAACAAAAAGAGCAAGAAAAACGCAAAGCGGCTGCAAAAGCAGAGCGTGAAAGACTGAAGCAAGAGAAGGAATTAAAACAAAAACTTGAAGAGGAGCAAAAGAAAAAACGGGAAGTTGATGCGGCCGCTAAGAAGCGGCAGAGGGAAGAAGGAGAAAAGCGGGAAAcaatgaaaaaaagaaaatgcATGGATGAAGCTCGAAAGCAACAGAAGCAGCCTATGGATAAACAACGAGGCATGAAGGATGAGAAAGATGCTCGTCAAAAAGCTTCT GATAATATGGAGCCAAGGAAGAATTTGGTTGATGTAGGCAAAAGCCAAGTTAGATCTGACGAGGCTACTGAACATGCCCTTCGATACAAGGCCAATGAAAGAAAGGATGAGAAAGGTGTTGCAGTAGATGACAGGAATGCAAGTTTTGGATCTGATGCTAAGGAAAATACCCTGAACAGTCTTGAGGAG TCCTACACAATGACTCCGTATAAAGATtctgatgatgaggatgatgatgattaCGACGAACATGAACAAGAAGCAAGGCGCAGAAGGAAATTTGTTCCTTCTTGGGCTCG AAAAGAGAACTTGGATAATATCTTACTATCCAATAAAACATTAGACCCTAGAGAAATATTTGCACGGAAGCTGTCCTTCAACATACCTGAAG TCCTTTCGGCGCCCGTTCCTCAGCGCGGCTTAAGATAG